The DNA region CGTCGTTATATTTTGCGCCGGAAAACCATGCGCGGTCGTTTGATGTACTCAATTCAATCGCGCTTAACAGATGTGCACGGATGCACCGCTTTGCAGTGCGATCCGATTGCACGCGGAACCTGAGAGAGCAAACGCCGCAGCGGGCGGGGTTGAGCCATGGCGTTTTAGCGGAGAGGGCACGATGAACGCGGCATTGACCATTGAATCGTTCTGGAAGGCATTTTGCGCACGTCAGATTTCGCGTGGGGTATCGCAGGCGCAGCTTCGCGAGTCGAAGACGGCGTTCTATTCGGGCGCGGTCGCCATGTACGACATCATGATGACGGTCACCGATCCCAATCTCGATCCCATAGAAGCACACTCGATACTCGCCGCGCTCTACGACGAGCGGGAAGACTTCCTGCGCATTCACGATATGGCGGCCATCGACCGCTAGCCAGCCGTCAGGCATGACGCGCGGCATCGCGCCGCACAATCATGAATCGCTTTATTGCGCAGTTTGCTGGCGCTGGTACTCGTTCTTCTTCATCTGCAGGTACGCTTGCCTGTCCACTTCGTGCAATTGACGCGGATATTGCTCGGTCGCATCGAACCACGTGGCGAAACGCTGATCGACGCGCTTGTCGGCGGGAAGCGCAAGCGAAGCCAGGTAGGCGTCGATGGCGAGGTAATAGCGCATCGTGTTGCGTTCCACCAGCCCGCGCACTCCGCCCACATAGTCGCCCGACGCTTTGGTGAATCCCACTTTCGCACTGCCTATCGTCGCGAGATACGTCTTCATCGCGATGCGTCCTGCCGTGCCGAATCCATATGAATACGTGAGATGCAGGAACGTGTGTCCTTTTCCGATATCGACGGCTTCGAGCACGATGCGATAGTCCCTCGTGCTGAGCGGTCCCGTTGCCGCGCTCAGATCGACCTGGAAATAATCCGGGTTCGTCGCCACTGACCTGTAGTTGAATTGCACGCGGTACGTGTCGCCGAGTTCCTGCTCCGTCTTCTTGCCCACGTTCATGCTGATGGTCGCGCCGTTGCCGCTGGCGGAGGCGCGGCAGTACTTCGTGTTCAGATGCAGGATCAAGACTTCGCACCAGTTGGCCGGGCCTTGCTGCGGGTCGTTGAAGGCTCGGTTGACGGTGGCGAACGGGTAATCGACGACTGCATAGATGTCGCCCTTCAACGTGTTCGAGGTCTCTTCCGAATCCAGATGGATCGGCCGGTTGAACGCGTTCGACTTGAGTTGCGGCGCGAGCGCGTCGTATTTGTCCTTGAGCGCTGTCGCGTTGTCGTCGGCCCAGCTCAGCGCGCCGAGCGTGAGGCCCATTAGCGCGAACACAACCAGTACGAATCGCCTCGTTATCCGCATGATCCCGTGAGTGCTCATGGCACGCGCTCCCGCTGACGGCGCTGTTATTGGGCAAACGTCGCACGAATATAGCAGAGACAGCGCACCACGCCGGTCAGCCGATGAGCCGTTCGAGCATAAACGTGATTTGAACCAGCATTCACCGTAGCAACGCACGTTCCTAGAATGACTTCCATGCGCTGACCCAGTCGCGCAACGCAAAGACCTCATCAACATATGGAGAACATCATGGAACGTCTGAATCGCCAACCCGTCAGCGAAGCAACCGGCCAGGCAGCAGAACTCTTTACAGGCATCAAGCGCGCGGTCGGCATGGTGCCGAACGCTTATGCGGCCATCGGCTCGAACAGCCCGGCTGCGCTGCAGATCGTGCTCGCCACGGGCGATGCGCTCGGCAAGGGCGCGCTGTCGCGCAAGGAAGTCGAAGCAATCAAGCTCGCGATCAGCGGCGTCGCGGAGTGTGACTACTGTCTCGCTGCTCACTCGCTGGCGGCGAAGAAGGTGGGCATCGCGGCCGACGATCTCGTCGCGCTGCGCGAAGGACGCGATGCAGCCGATGCGCATCTGAATGCCATCGCCACGTTCGCGCGGACCGTGTTCACGTCGCGCGGCACGGTGCCGGCGGCAGTCGTCGATGCCGTGAAGGCGGCGGGTTACAGCGATCAGCAGATTACGGAGACGCTGCTCGCGATCGCCGACATCACGTTCACCAACCTGTTCAACCGGGTCAACGACACGACTGTCGACTTCCCGAAGATCTGAACGCGCGGCGCGTCAACGCTTCGAATCGCGGCTTTTCCCGCGGCGGGTGTTGTCCCGCCGCGGGAGTAGCCGTTCCAGGCGCACAGCGCCTGGAATCGCGCAATGGCGTAGTGCGCACGTATTTGTAGCAAGTTGATTCAGGTCTCCTGCCGCGCAGCGACGATCCGCTAGAATGAGGCTCGCTATTCACACCAAGGAGATACGCGTGAAATCAGTTGTTGCCCTGCTCGCTGCGGCCGCGCTCGCATCGGTGTCGCTCACCGCAAACGCTGCATCGACGGAGAAGTTGCCCTCTGGCGTCGTCGTCGAACACCTGACGCAGGGAAGCGGCCCGCAACCCACGGCGGCCGACGTCGTGCGCGTCAACTACCGCGGCACGCTCGCCAACGGCACCGAGTTCGACAACTCGGCCAAGCATGGCGGCCCCGCAGAGTTTCCGCTCGGCCGCGTGATCCCCTGCTGGACGCAAGGCGTCGCGACCATGAAAGTGGGCGAGAAAGCCAGGCTGACCTGCCCGGCTGCGACCGCGTATGGTTCGCGCGGCGTCGGCGTGATCCCGCCGAACAGCGATCTGACGTTCGAAGTCGAACTGCTCGCGATCGTCAAGTAACAGTAACGTTTCAAAAAAGCCGGTCTTTCAGACCGCGCAACGCCATGCGCAATCCGGCCGCCGAACGGCCGGGTTGCCCCGCCTGGCGCGCCACACCCGGCGCCCCCGTCACGCTGGCTCGACCCGGCAATTGGGACCAGACGCCTGATTATCGTTAACGCTGGCTGGCTGAACGCAAATTGGCGTGATACCTAAACGGTCTTGCGGCGAATCGGTTGGACGATTGGGATTCTGTCACCAATATGAAAAACTGTGCGCTCAGAATCCCGCTAAAAATAAAATCTGCATGACGGGGTGTAGGGTGACCAGAAAACAAAGAGTGCTGTTCCTTTGCAGGGACAACGCGACGCTCAGCATTTTGGCGGAAGCCTTGCTACGCGAGCTGGACGGATTGCATTTCGACGCATTCAGCGCAGGTCTCGAACCCGCCGACAAGGTTCAGGCGGCGGCCATGGGCGAGTTGCGCCATGGCTTTTCCAGTCTGGAGCTGCTGAATCCGAAAAGCTGGCTGGAATTCACGAGCGAATGGGCGCCGCAGATGGATTTCGTGGTGACGTTGTGCGACGAGTCGGCACGCGTCGACGCGCGCGCGTTCCATGGTGCGCCCACCTTTCGTCACTGGACGCTCACGCCGTCCGCGTACGGCGCTGCGGGCGCCGTCGAAAACGCGTTCTGGCAGATATTGAAGCGCGTCGAAGACTTCATCGCGGCCGAGCGCCGCCCGTGGCCATCGCTGAAGCTGCCCGCCGTGGCGGGCTGCACGCCGGACGCCTGCGACCTGCTGCTGAGCGGGCAGTGAGCCGCAACGCCGTTGCGGTATCGCGCGCCGCAGCGGACGCAAGCCGACGGCACATCAAGGCAGCAGGTCCCTGAATTGCTTACTCGGTCATGACAGACACGCCAGGTCAGCAACCCATTCAGGGAACGCCATGAAAGACGACACACGGACTGCGCTGCCGCACGATGGCAACGCGCAAGCCCATTTCTCGCACTACGCCGCGCCGCTGATCGACAATGCGCTAGCCTGCGCCGCTGCATTGCGCGCGGATCCCGATGCCGAAGTCCTGCACAAGCTGCGCGTTTCGCTGCGACGCCTGCGCACGTTGCTGTGGGCGTACCGGCCGCTGCTGAACGAGCAGTTCGACAACCAGCAGCGCGCGCTTTTCAAGTTCTACGCGAGCGCTGCGGGCAAGACGCGCGACTGGGACATCCTGATCGCGTTGCTCGATGATACGAAAGACGCCCCAAAGCAACCGCGCGACGCGATGCGCGCCGCCCGCTCGAAATCGCTCGACTCGAGCCGCGAGACCCTCGAACAGGCCGACGTGAAAGGCGCGTTGCGCGACACGCTCAAGGAAGCGAACCGGGAACTGAACACCGCGCACGAACGCACGCCGCTGCCGAAGTTCGCGCGCAAGCGTATCGGGGCGGCGCAGAAGTCGATGGCGAAGCGCATGAAGCGCGCCGCGCGTGCCACGCGCTCGGACTATGCGTCGTATCACGAGGTCCGCAAGGCGGGCAAAAAGCTGCGCTATCTGACCGAGTTCTTCGAGCCGATGCTGCCCAAAAAACAGCTGAAGGCAATCAAGCCGCTCAAGAAACTGCAGAAGCGCTTCGGCGCGTTGAACGACGTCGTGGCGAGCGAGCAGTTGCTGCGCGACAACCAGGCGCTGTTCGCCGACGATGCGGCCGCCGTGCACGCACTCGATGTGCTCGCGAAAGAGCGCAAGCGCCGCATGCGTGCCGCCGCGAAACTATTGTGACGCGGATGGAATGCGCTGTGAGGCTGGAACCTTACCGCCGTGACGCCGTGCGCGAGCGCAAGGTCTCGCGCACCCGCTTCGCCGCGAAGAGCGGCACATAGTCGAGGATGCGTGCGTCGCGCTCATAAGCCTGCACGGCATCGGTGTACATCTGCGAGACGACTTCTTCCGGGGCATCGGTGGATTCTGCGATTTCGTGCACGATCTTCTGCGAATCTTCCGTCTTCATGCAAGGCTCCTTGGAGTCAGTCGGCAATCTCGGTAGTCGGAACCTTGAATTGAAGGACATGCGATGCGAGTGCGCCAATAGAACTTCGCAATCGGTGGAACCGCGCGGTGGGAGGATCGGGGGCACGTGCAAGGAAAGCCTGTTTGATCATACAGATAGCGCGTGCACCCCAAACTTTTCCACAGGTCTTTCAACAGAAATTGTGGATAACATGAGCGCAATTCGGCCCCGACGGGCGCAGGGCTATTGAAGCCACTTGCGTACGTCTTTTTCCCATTCGGGGTCGCCGCAGCCCTTCGGATTTTCCGGGCCGAGCACGGTGATATAGCCTTTGCTCTTCATGCACGACTCGTAGGCGCGCACCTTGGTGCACTGCCCCGGCCCCGCGTTGCGCGAGACCGTCTTGCACTGCGCGATGGTGCGGTCCATCGGGCCGAAGTCCATGTCGTTCGCGTTGGTGGTCATCGGCGCGTCGGCGCCTGACAGCGAGAACTCGACCGGGCCGGTGTGAGTGCAGGCTGCGGTCAGCATCGCGAGCGAGGCCGCCGCGACAAGAACAGGCGCGCGCAAAATCATGTTTCACTTCCTTGTTGGTGTTGTGCGTTGAAATGTCATTCGCCGATCAGATGCAACACGATATCGCGCTCCTGCGGCCGCGCGCGATGCTCGAACAGATAAATGCCTTGCCACGTGCCCAGCGTCATGCGGCCATGCTCGACGGGTATCGACAATTGCACCTGCGTCAGTGCCGTGCGCAGATGCGCGGGCATGTCGTCGGGGCCTTCCGTGTCGTGCTCGTAGCGCTTGGGATCTTCGGGCGCGAGCATCGCGAAGTGCCGTTCGAGATCGCGCTGCACCGAAGGGTCCGCGTTCTCCTGGATCAATAGCGACGCCGACGTGTGCCGGCAGAACACCGTCAGGATGCCCGTGGCGATCGACGCGTCGCGTACGAAAGCGGCGACCTCCGTGGTGAAATCGAACAGTCCGCGAGCGCGCGCCCGCACGTTCAGATGGCGAATGGCCTGGCGCATATATCGTTCTCCGTTGTGCGATATGAAATGACGGCTAACGAAGAGTTTACCGCGAGCCGCGCTGCCGATCCCTTGATGCAAAACCGGCTATGCTGATGCTTCTGCGTCATCGCACACACGAGAAAGGAAGGCCATCATCATGGAACGCGACGAATTCATCAATGCATTGAAGCGCGAAGGCTACGCGGAAATCGCGACCGCCACGCGCGACGCGAACGGCACGGTCGACGATCATGTCCACTCGTTCGAAGCGAAGGCGTTGATTCTGCACGGCGAACTGGCGATACGCGTCGGCGCTGCGGAGCAGGTCTATAGAACGGGCGATGTATTCCATCTGCAAGCCAATGAAAGCCATTCGGAACGCTACGGGCCCGAAGGCGTTCAGTATCTGGTGGGCCGTAAATAAGCGCGAAGGTAAGCCTGAACCCAGGCAGACCGCCAGCAAGTTTCTCGTCTACCGGCTACCATTTTTTTTCGAAGCTTCGACGCGATGTACACGCGTCGATGCCAGATCGCTCATTCCGTCATCGAGGAGGTTTTGAATGCCCACGTCCACGACGCCCGTCTGGTTCATTACTGGCTGTTCAACCGGCTTCGGCAAGGAACTGGTCCGCGCGGTGCTCGAACGGGGCTGGCGCTGCGTGGCGACGGCGCGCAACGTCGCGTCGCTCGCCGATCTGGCCGAGCCCGGCAGCGACGCCGATGGGCGTCTCGCCCGCGTGAAGCTCGACGTGACGGATGCCGCGCAGATCGCCGCTGCCGTCGAGACGGCGCAACAGCGCTTTGGCGCGATCGACGTGCTGGTGAACAACGCGGGCTATGGCTATCAGTCGTCGGTCGAAGAGGGCGACGAAGCGGAGATACGCGCGCAGTTCGACGCGAACGTGTTCGGCCTGTTCGCGATGACACGCGCGGTGCTGCCGGGCATGCGCGAGCGGCGCAAGGGGCATGTGCTGAACATCACGTCGGTGGCGGGTATCGCGGGCTTTCCTGGCTCGGGTTACTACGCGGCGAGCAAGCACGCTGTCGAAGGCTGGTCCGACTCGCTAGCGACGGAAGCCGGGCCGCTCGGCATCCGCGTGACCTGCGTCGAGCCGGGCCCATTCCGCACCGACTGGGCAGGTCGCTCGCTCAGGCAGACGCCCAACCGTATTGCCGACTACGCGGACACGGCGGGCAAGCGCATGCAGGCGACGGCGCAAAACAGCGGGCATCAGGCCGGCGATCCCGTGCGTGCTGCTCAGGCAATGATCCGCATCACGGAGACCGACCAGCCGCCGCGTCATCTGGTGCTGGGCGCGTTTGGCGTCGATGCCGTTTCGAAGCGCCTGCATTCGACACTCGCCGATATCGAAGCGTGGCGCGACACGAGTGTCGGCGCGGACTTTCCGGACAGCGGGAAATAAGCTTCAGCCAGGCCGTGCAGCGTCGGG from Paraburkholderia caribensis includes:
- a CDS encoding cupin domain-containing protein, whose amino-acid sequence is MERDEFINALKREGYAEIATATRDANGTVDDHVHSFEAKALILHGELAIRVGAAEQVYRTGDVFHLQANESHSERYGPEGVQYLVGRK
- a CDS encoding arsenate-mycothiol transferase ArsC → MTGCRVTRKQRVLFLCRDNATLSILAEALLRELDGLHFDAFSAGLEPADKVQAAAMGELRHGFSSLELLNPKSWLEFTSEWAPQMDFVVTLCDESARVDARAFHGAPTFRHWTLTPSAYGAAGAVENAFWQILKRVEDFIAAERRPWPSLKLPAVAGCTPDACDLLLSGQ
- a CDS encoding carboxymuconolactone decarboxylase family protein, encoding MERLNRQPVSEATGQAAELFTGIKRAVGMVPNAYAAIGSNSPAALQIVLATGDALGKGALSRKEVEAIKLAISGVAECDYCLAAHSLAAKKVGIAADDLVALREGRDAADAHLNAIATFARTVFTSRGTVPAAVVDAVKAAGYSDQQITETLLAIADITFTNLFNRVNDTTVDFPKI
- a CDS encoding FKBP-type peptidyl-prolyl cis-trans isomerase, translated to MKSVVALLAAAALASVSLTANAASTEKLPSGVVVEHLTQGSGPQPTAADVVRVNYRGTLANGTEFDNSAKHGGPAEFPLGRVIPCWTQGVATMKVGEKARLTCPAATAYGSRGVGVIPPNSDLTFEVELLAIVK
- a CDS encoding secondary thiamine-phosphate synthase enzyme YjbQ — encoded protein: MRQAIRHLNVRARARGLFDFTTEVAAFVRDASIATGILTVFCRHTSASLLIQENADPSVQRDLERHFAMLAPEDPKRYEHDTEGPDDMPAHLRTALTQVQLSIPVEHGRMTLGTWQGIYLFEHRARPQERDIVLHLIGE
- a CDS encoding DUF3562 domain-containing protein, translating into MKTEDSQKIVHEIAESTDAPEEVVSQMYTDAVQAYERDARILDYVPLFAAKRVRETLRSRTASRR
- a CDS encoding oxidoreductase yields the protein MPTSTTPVWFITGCSTGFGKELVRAVLERGWRCVATARNVASLADLAEPGSDADGRLARVKLDVTDAAQIAAAVETAQQRFGAIDVLVNNAGYGYQSSVEEGDEAEIRAQFDANVFGLFAMTRAVLPGMRERRKGHVLNITSVAGIAGFPGSGYYAASKHAVEGWSDSLATEAGPLGIRVTCVEPGPFRTDWAGRSLRQTPNRIADYADTAGKRMQATAQNSGHQAGDPVRAAQAMIRITETDQPPRHLVLGAFGVDAVSKRLHSTLADIEAWRDTSVGADFPDSGK
- a CDS encoding CHAD domain-containing protein, with translation MKDDTRTALPHDGNAQAHFSHYAAPLIDNALACAAALRADPDAEVLHKLRVSLRRLRTLLWAYRPLLNEQFDNQQRALFKFYASAAGKTRDWDILIALLDDTKDAPKQPRDAMRAARSKSLDSSRETLEQADVKGALRDTLKEANRELNTAHERTPLPKFARKRIGAAQKSMAKRMKRAARATRSDYASYHEVRKAGKKLRYLTEFFEPMLPKKQLKAIKPLKKLQKRFGALNDVVASEQLLRDNQALFADDAAAVHALDVLAKERKRRMRAAAKLL